A stretch of the Mesorhizobium sp. Pch-S genome encodes the following:
- a CDS encoding IlvD/Edd family dehydratase, whose protein sequence is MAGVPSDKKRFRSQEWFDNPDNPGMTALYLERYLNYGLTRAELQSGKPLIGIAQTGSDLSPCNRHHLELAKRVREGIVAAGGIPFEFPCHPIQETGKRPTASLDRNLAYLSLVEVLYGYPLDGVVLTIGCDKTTPAMLMAAATVNIPAIALSVGPMLNGWHKGKRTGSGTIVWESRQRLSAGEIDYDEFMEIVASSAPSVGYCNTMGTATTMNSLAEALGMQLPGSAAIPAPYRERGQVAYDTGKRIVDMVYEDLKPSDIMTREAFENAIVVNSAIGGSTNAPIHLNAIARHLGVRLDNDDWQAIGHKIPLLVNLQPAGEYLGEDYHHAGGVPAVIAELMKAGLLPHPGAITANGRTMGENCGKAENHDPKVILTVVDPLRKEAGFINLKGNLFDSAIMKTSVISKEFRDRYLSNPDDPEAFEGKVAVFDGPEDYHARIDDPAEGIDEHTILFMRGAGPVGYPGGAEVVNMQPPAYLIKKGIHSLPCIGDGRQSGTSGTPSILNASPEAAVGGGLALLRKGDRVRIDLKRGTANMLVPEDELARRRAALGGNGGYHYPKHQTPWQEIQRSMVDQFSEGMVLKPAVKYQDVAHTQGVPRDNH, encoded by the coding sequence ATGGCAGGCGTGCCTAGCGATAAGAAGCGGTTCCGGTCGCAGGAATGGTTCGACAATCCCGACAATCCGGGCATGACCGCGCTCTATCTGGAGCGCTACCTGAACTATGGCCTCACCCGCGCCGAACTGCAGTCGGGCAAGCCGCTGATCGGCATCGCCCAGACCGGCTCCGATCTTTCGCCCTGCAACCGACATCACCTCGAGCTTGCCAAGCGCGTGCGCGAAGGCATCGTCGCCGCCGGTGGCATTCCTTTCGAATTCCCCTGCCATCCGATCCAGGAAACGGGCAAGCGCCCGACCGCCTCGCTCGATCGCAATCTCGCCTATCTGTCGCTGGTGGAAGTGCTCTACGGCTATCCGCTCGACGGTGTCGTGCTCACCATCGGCTGTGACAAGACCACGCCGGCCATGCTGATGGCGGCGGCCACCGTCAACATCCCGGCGATCGCGCTGTCGGTCGGGCCGATGCTGAACGGCTGGCACAAGGGCAAGCGCACAGGTTCCGGCACCATTGTCTGGGAATCGCGCCAGCGCCTGTCGGCAGGCGAAATCGACTATGACGAGTTCATGGAGATCGTGGCTTCGTCCGCGCCCTCGGTCGGTTATTGCAACACCATGGGCACGGCCACGACCATGAACAGCCTTGCCGAGGCACTCGGCATGCAGCTGCCAGGCTCGGCTGCCATTCCGGCTCCCTATCGCGAGCGCGGCCAGGTCGCTTACGACACCGGCAAGCGCATCGTCGACATGGTCTATGAGGACCTGAAGCCCTCCGACATCATGACGCGCGAAGCTTTCGAGAATGCCATCGTCGTCAACTCGGCGATCGGCGGTTCCACCAACGCTCCGATCCATCTGAACGCCATTGCCCGCCACCTCGGCGTCAGGCTCGACAATGACGACTGGCAGGCGATCGGCCACAAGATACCGCTTCTGGTCAACCTGCAGCCGGCCGGCGAATATCTGGGCGAGGATTATCATCATGCCGGCGGCGTGCCTGCGGTGATCGCCGAACTGATGAAGGCAGGCCTGCTGCCGCATCCGGGCGCCATCACGGCCAACGGCAGGACCATGGGCGAGAATTGCGGCAAGGCCGAAAACCACGACCCGAAGGTGATCCTGACCGTGGTCGATCCGCTGAGGAAGGAAGCCGGCTTTATCAACCTCAAGGGCAATCTGTTCGACAGCGCCATCATGAAGACCAGCGTGATCTCCAAGGAATTCCGCGACCGCTACCTGTCGAACCCGGACGACCCCGAGGCCTTCGAAGGCAAGGTCGCTGTGTTCGACGGACCGGAGGATTATCACGCCCGCATCGATGATCCTGCCGAAGGCATCGACGAACATACCATCCTGTTCATGCGCGGCGCCGGCCCGGTCGGCTATCCGGGCGGCGCGGAAGTGGTGAACATGCAGCCGCCGGCCTACCTCATCAAGAAGGGCATCCACTCGCTGCCTTGCATCGGCGATGGCCGCCAGTCCGGCACGTCGGGCACACCTTCGATCCTGAACGCCTCGCCCGAGGCCGCTGTCGGCGGTGGGCTTGCGCTGTTGCGCAAGGGCGATCGCGTGCGCATCGATCTCAAGCGAGGCACCGCCAACATGCTGGTTCCGGAAGACGAGCTCGCTCGTCGCCGTGCTGCGCTTGGTGGCAATGGCGGCTATCACTACCCG
- a CDS encoding carbon monoxide dehydrogenase subunit G — MALVIEGEERIAAPVDKVWAALNDPAVLKGSIPGCQSLEMKTPTDMAATVVLKIGPIKATFNGEVTLKNLNPPHSYTIQGEGKGGIAGFAKGGADVTLTADGDGATLLKYAAKADVGGKIAQLGSRLITSTSKKLAGEFFSTFGKKVSAAG, encoded by the coding sequence ATGGCTCTGGTGATCGAAGGCGAAGAACGCATCGCAGCCCCGGTGGACAAGGTGTGGGCTGCGCTCAACGACCCGGCGGTGCTGAAGGGAAGCATTCCCGGCTGCCAGAGCCTGGAAATGAAGACGCCCACCGACATGGCCGCCACGGTGGTGCTGAAAATCGGGCCGATCAAGGCCACCTTCAATGGCGAGGTGACACTGAAGAACCTCAACCCGCCGCATTCCTACACCATCCAGGGTGAAGGCAAGGGCGGCATCGCCGGTTTCGCCAAGGGCGGTGCGGATGTGACGCTGACCGCCGACGGCGATGGCGCGACCCTGTTGAAATACGCCGCCAAGGCCGATGTCGGCGGCAAGATCGCCCAGTTGGGCAGCCGCCTGATCACCTCGACCTCGAAGAAGCTCGCTGGCGAGTTCTTCTCGACTTTCGGCAAGAAGGTGAGTGCGGCCGGCTGA
- a CDS encoding Mrp/NBP35 family ATP-binding protein, whose translation MSVTKEAVIDRLKTISGPDFSGNIVDLGMVSEIFIADAKVFFSITVPAARAQEMEPLRAAAERVVKAIPGIAGAVVALTAEKKSGGMEAPVPQRPAAPRPATPPPAAAPAPRQAPPSQSSGKRGVPGIEAIIAVASGKGGVGKSTTAVNIALGLAANGLKVGVLDADIYGPSMPKLLGIHGKPETVDGKVLKPKENYGLKVMSMGFLVDEETPMIWRGPMVMSALTQMLREVEWGPLDVLVVDMPPGTGDAQLTMAQQVPLAGAVIVSTPQDLALIDARKGLNMFRKVDVPLLGIVENMSYFIAPDTGKRYDIFGHGGAQKEAERLGVPFLGAVPLEMGIRESSDAGSPVVAAKPDGAEAKIYKDIAARTWAQLQAGKSAAEAGPSIVFE comes from the coding sequence ATGTCCGTAACCAAGGAAGCCGTCATCGATCGTTTGAAGACGATCAGCGGGCCGGATTTCTCCGGCAACATCGTCGATCTCGGCATGGTGTCGGAGATATTCATTGCCGACGCCAAGGTATTCTTCTCCATCACGGTTCCGGCTGCCCGCGCCCAGGAGATGGAGCCGTTGCGCGCCGCCGCCGAGCGCGTGGTGAAAGCCATTCCGGGTATCGCCGGCGCCGTCGTGGCGCTTACCGCCGAGAAAAAGAGCGGCGGCATGGAAGCGCCGGTGCCGCAGCGGCCGGCCGCGCCCCGTCCTGCTACCCCGCCTCCTGCGGCAGCGCCTGCACCGCGGCAGGCACCGCCGTCGCAGAGTTCCGGCAAGCGCGGCGTTCCCGGCATCGAGGCGATCATCGCTGTCGCTTCCGGCAAGGGTGGCGTCGGCAAATCCACCACCGCCGTCAACATCGCGCTCGGTCTCGCCGCCAACGGCCTGAAGGTCGGCGTTCTCGATGCCGACATCTACGGTCCTTCCATGCCGAAGCTGCTCGGCATCCATGGCAAGCCCGAGACGGTCGATGGTAAGGTGTTGAAGCCGAAGGAAAATTACGGCCTCAAGGTGATGTCGATGGGTTTCCTCGTCGATGAGGAAACGCCGATGATCTGGCGTGGGCCGATGGTGATGTCGGCGCTCACCCAGATGCTGCGCGAGGTTGAATGGGGTCCGCTCGACGTGCTGGTGGTCGACATGCCGCCCGGCACCGGCGATGCCCAGCTGACCATGGCCCAGCAGGTGCCGCTGGCCGGCGCGGTGATCGTCTCCACCCCGCAGGATCTTGCCCTGATCGATGCGCGCAAGGGTTTGAACATGTTCAGGAAGGTCGACGTGCCGCTGCTCGGCATCGTCGAGAACATGAGCTATTTCATCGCCCCCGATACCGGCAAGCGCTACGACATCTTCGGCCATGGCGGCGCGCAGAAGGAAGCCGAGCGCCTGGGCGTGCCTTTCCTCGGCGCGGTGCCGCTGGAAATGGGCATTCGCGAAAGTTCGGATGCCGGCTCGCCGGTTGTGGCTGCCAAGCCGGACGGCGCGGAAGCGAAGATCTACAAGGATATCGCCGCCAGGACCTGGGCGCAGCTGCAGGCCGGCAAGAGCGCTGCCGAAGCAGGACCCAGCATCGTCTTCGAATAG
- a CDS encoding VOC family protein, which produces MLSNTNAAANIAVRDVKAARAFYQDILGLEEVSHMDDDVVVLKSGETVLVIYRSEFAGTNKATAVTWAVGAEIDGIVRDLRSKGVPFEHYDMPGTTLDGDIHVGHGMKVAWFKDPDGNILNLIDQ; this is translated from the coding sequence ATGCTTTCCAACACCAATGCAGCCGCCAACATCGCGGTCCGCGACGTCAAGGCAGCACGCGCCTTCTACCAGGACATACTGGGGCTGGAAGAAGTCTCGCACATGGACGACGACGTCGTCGTGCTGAAGAGCGGAGAGACGGTGCTCGTCATCTATCGCTCCGAATTCGCGGGCACCAACAAGGCGACCGCGGTGACATGGGCTGTCGGCGCGGAAATCGACGGCATCGTCAGGGACCTGAGATCGAAAGGCGTCCCGTTCGAGCATTACGACATGCCGGGCACAACGCTGGACGGCGATATCCATGTCGGCCACGGCATGAAGGTCGCCTGGTTCAAGGATCCGGACGGCAACATCCTGAACCTCATAGACCAGTAA
- a CDS encoding nuclear transport factor 2 family protein: MTIAELANDFAHLLKQNDHKGAAEKYNADNIVSYEAMEGPMAVCEGKEAVQQKSDWWTENHEVHSGSVEGPYVNGDQFALRFTMDVTPKSTGERVRMDEVGVYSVKDGKIVEERFYY, from the coding sequence ATGACCATTGCCGAGCTTGCCAACGACTTCGCGCATCTGCTGAAGCAAAACGATCACAAGGGAGCTGCCGAGAAATACAACGCCGACAACATTGTCAGTTACGAAGCAATGGAAGGCCCGATGGCCGTCTGCGAGGGCAAGGAGGCCGTTCAACAGAAAAGCGACTGGTGGACGGAAAACCATGAGGTCCACAGCGGTTCCGTCGAAGGCCCCTATGTCAACGGCGACCAGTTCGCCCTCCGTTTCACGATGGACGTGACGCCAAAGTCAACGGGCGAGCGTGTCAGGATGGACGAGGTCGGCGTTTACTCCGTCAAGGACGGCAAGATCGTCGAGGAGCGCTTCTACTACTGA
- a CDS encoding sensor domain-containing diguanylate cyclase → MDAVQADLDMREAARLAALDRYDFLDTPREASFDRIVRLIRTILDIPVAIVSVIDAHRQWYKACEGLGGSEAGRRNTFCRYTILQDEPLVVPDARLDPRFAENPYVVGDPHVCSYAGVPLRTSDGHNIGSVCAIGFEPRDFSEKELGILADFAAMAMNEIELRQRVSTDMLTGILSRRAFMEVARRDVALAQRQYGNVALIAFDIDHFKSINDTLGHGAGDTMLQSVAEHCANTLRETDIFGRIGGEEFALLAHAGRNGAFETAERLRTTIERMRVQHGDITLQATASFGIAMLDPSAPNLEALIERADAAMYQSKQAGRNRCTLWHSADSHASRRRVLKAGSIIFNNRSSTIDCTVRGIGEDGATLDVFSAVGIPNRFQLAIASDRFEAQCRILSQQEKRLEVAFV, encoded by the coding sequence ATGGATGCAGTGCAGGCCGATCTGGACATGCGCGAGGCGGCACGCCTTGCAGCGCTCGACCGATATGATTTCCTCGACACGCCGCGCGAAGCTTCATTTGATCGCATCGTGCGCCTGATCCGGACGATCCTGGATATTCCGGTCGCCATCGTCTCGGTCATCGACGCCCACAGGCAATGGTACAAGGCCTGCGAAGGGCTCGGCGGCTCGGAGGCGGGCCGGCGCAACACCTTCTGTCGCTACACGATCCTGCAGGACGAGCCCTTGGTCGTGCCCGATGCCCGGCTCGATCCCCGTTTCGCCGAAAATCCCTATGTCGTGGGCGATCCCCATGTCTGCAGCTACGCCGGCGTACCGCTGCGCACCAGCGATGGCCACAACATCGGCAGCGTCTGCGCCATCGGATTCGAGCCACGTGACTTCAGTGAAAAAGAGCTTGGCATCCTGGCCGATTTCGCTGCCATGGCGATGAACGAGATCGAGTTGCGCCAGCGTGTTTCCACCGACATGCTGACGGGCATCCTGTCGCGCCGCGCCTTCATGGAGGTCGCCAGGCGCGATGTCGCGCTTGCGCAGCGCCAGTATGGCAATGTCGCCTTGATTGCCTTTGACATCGATCATTTCAAATCGATCAACGACACGCTCGGTCATGGTGCCGGCGACACCATGTTGCAGAGCGTGGCCGAGCATTGCGCCAACACGCTGCGCGAAACCGATATCTTCGGCCGTATCGGCGGCGAGGAGTTCGCACTGCTGGCCCATGCCGGCCGCAATGGCGCGTTCGAAACCGCCGAGCGCCTGCGCACGACCATCGAACGGATGCGTGTCCAGCACGGCGACATCACGCTTCAGGCCACGGCAAGCTTCGGCATCGCCATGCTCGACCCGAGCGCGCCGAACCTCGAGGCGCTCATCGAGCGGGCAGACGCTGCCATGTACCAGTCCAAGCAGGCCGGGCGGAACCGCTGCACGCTGTGGCATTCCGCGGATTCGCATGCCTCGCGCCGGCGTGTCCTGAAGGCCGGGTCGATCATCTTCAACAACCGGTCCTCAACCATCGACTGCACCGTGCGCGGCATCGGCGAGGACGGCGCCACATTGGATGTCTTCAGCGCGGTCGGTATCCCCAACCGTTTCCAGCTTGCCATCGCATCCGACAGGTTCGAGGCACAGTGCCGGATCCTGTCGCAACAGGAAAAACGGCTGGAAGTCGCCTTCGTCTAG
- a CDS encoding LysR family transcriptional regulator translates to MIDKLEFFIALAREEHFGRAAEMCGVTQPTLSAGIKQLEDQLGVMLVKRGSRFQGLTPEGGQVLTWARRIVSDTRSMKEEMRAAKHGLSGRIRIAAIPTALAMVARLTTPFREKHPGVTFSVLSRTSIEVLSLLGNLDIDAGITYLDNEPLGRVTSVPLYDERYQLITAAGTEYSDREKVTWEEVSSLPLCLLTPDMQNRRIIDQHLADAGVQVRPTLESNSMIVLFSHIRTGKWSSIMPLNLAETFGFSEPIRAIPIVDPDARHAVGLVTAPRDPQTPLVQALLDEATALAGDLRREAAAKVRPHPDR, encoded by the coding sequence ATGATCGACAAGCTGGAATTTTTCATTGCCCTGGCGCGCGAGGAGCATTTCGGCCGCGCGGCCGAAATGTGCGGCGTGACGCAGCCAACCTTGTCGGCCGGCATCAAGCAGCTGGAAGATCAGCTTGGCGTCATGCTGGTGAAGCGCGGCTCGCGCTTCCAGGGCCTGACGCCTGAAGGCGGACAGGTGCTGACCTGGGCGCGGCGCATCGTCAGCGACACGCGCTCGATGAAGGAAGAGATGCGCGCGGCCAAGCACGGCCTTTCCGGCCGCATCCGCATCGCCGCCATCCCCACCGCGCTTGCCATGGTGGCGCGGCTGACCACGCCGTTCCGCGAGAAACATCCCGGCGTCACCTTCTCGGTGCTGTCGCGCACCTCGATCGAGGTGCTGTCGCTGCTCGGCAACCTCGATATCGATGCCGGCATCACCTATCTCGACAACGAGCCGCTCGGCCGGGTGACGAGCGTGCCGCTCTATGACGAACGTTATCAGCTGATCACGGCAGCCGGCACCGAATATTCCGATCGCGAAAAGGTGACCTGGGAAGAGGTCTCGAGCCTGCCGCTCTGCCTGCTGACGCCCGACATGCAGAACCGCCGCATCATCGACCAGCATCTGGCGGATGCCGGTGTGCAGGTGCGCCCGACGCTGGAGAGCAACTCCATGATCGTGCTGTTCTCGCATATCCGCACCGGCAAATGGTCGTCGATCATGCCACTCAACCTCGCGGAAACATTCGGTTTTTCCGAGCCGATCCGAGCGATTCCGATCGTCGACCCGGACGCCCGCCATGCCGTCGGTCTGGTGACGGCGCCACGCGATCCCCAGACTCCCCTTGTGCAGGCGCTGCTGGACGAGGCGACGGCGCTGGCAGGCGATCTGCGCCGTGAGGCCGCCGCTAAGGTTCGACCGCACCCTGATCGATAG
- a CDS encoding formate dehydrogenase subunit gamma — protein MTMQPASTEIAARTAALISEMKGLEGPLLPILHGVQEEFGYVPQEALPVIAEALNLSRAEVHGVATFYHDYRKHPAGRHVLKLCQAEACQSMGSDAIAAKVKQALGIGFHETTKDNSVTLEPVYCLGLCACAPSAMLDGEVIGRLDDEAIDEIVAEVRR, from the coding sequence ATGACGATGCAGCCTGCAAGTACCGAGATAGCGGCACGGACCGCTGCGCTGATCAGCGAAATGAAGGGCCTCGAAGGGCCGCTCCTGCCGATCCTGCATGGCGTCCAGGAGGAGTTCGGCTACGTGCCGCAGGAAGCGCTGCCGGTGATCGCCGAGGCGCTCAACCTCTCCCGCGCCGAAGTTCATGGCGTCGCCACCTTCTACCACGACTACCGCAAGCATCCGGCAGGGCGCCATGTGTTGAAGCTCTGCCAGGCCGAAGCCTGCCAGTCCATGGGTTCGGACGCCATCGCCGCCAAGGTCAAACAGGCGCTCGGCATCGGCTTCCACGAGACGACCAAGGACAATTCTGTTACACTGGAACCGGTCTATTGCCTCGGGCTGTGCGCCTGCGCGCCGTCGGCGATGCTGGATGGCGAAGTGATCGGCAGGCTCGACGACGAGGCGATTGACGAGATCGTCGCGGAGGTACGGCGATGA
- a CDS encoding NADH-quinone oxidoreductase subunit NuoF: MSTTIYIPGDSGALALGAEKVAKAMARELADRGITARIVRNGSRGAYFLEPMVEVETAEGRRAYGPVKAADVKGLFDADFLTGGQHGLSLGDPEDIPFFAGQTRLTFARCGITDPISLEDYEAHGGLDGLRKAVAMVPADIVSRVTESGLRGRGGAGFPTGIKWKTVLDTAADRKYIVCNADEGDSATFADRMIMEGDPFVLIEGMTIAGIATGATKGFVYIRSEYPHAVATMNKAVEVARKAGVLGATVLGSPNAFDIEIRVGAGAYVCGEETSLLNSLEGKRGVVRAKPPLPAIQGLFGKPTVINNVISLASVPIIMDKGAAFYKDFGMGRSRGTIPIQIAGNVKYGGLFETAFGLTLGEIVDGIGGGTHSGRPVKAVQVGGPLGAYFPRELFDTPFDYEEFAKRDGLIGHAGITVFDDTADMLKQARFAMEFCAIESCGKCTPCRIGSTRGVETIDRIAAGIEPEKNLELVTDLCNTMKFGSLCALGGFTPYPVMSAIKHFGEDFKPAPVAEAAE; the protein is encoded by the coding sequence ATGAGCACGACCATCTACATTCCGGGCGACTCGGGCGCGCTGGCGCTCGGCGCTGAAAAAGTTGCCAAGGCGATGGCCAGGGAACTGGCGGATCGCGGCATCACCGCCAGGATCGTCCGCAACGGTTCGCGCGGCGCCTATTTTCTTGAGCCGATGGTCGAAGTCGAGACTGCGGAAGGCCGCCGCGCCTATGGGCCAGTGAAGGCCGCCGACGTGAAGGGCCTGTTCGACGCGGATTTCCTCACCGGAGGCCAGCACGGGCTGTCGCTCGGCGACCCCGAAGACATCCCGTTCTTCGCCGGGCAGACGCGGTTGACCTTTGCCCGCTGCGGCATCACCGATCCGATATCGCTGGAAGACTACGAGGCGCATGGCGGCCTCGACGGGCTGCGCAAGGCTGTGGCCATGGTGCCCGCCGATATCGTCAGCCGAGTCACCGAATCCGGCCTGCGCGGACGCGGCGGCGCCGGCTTCCCGACCGGCATCAAATGGAAGACGGTGCTCGATACGGCGGCCGACCGCAAATACATCGTCTGCAATGCCGACGAAGGCGACAGCGCCACCTTCGCCGACCGCATGATCATGGAAGGCGACCCGTTCGTGCTGATCGAAGGCATGACGATCGCCGGCATCGCGACGGGCGCCACCAAGGGTTTCGTCTACATCCGTTCGGAATATCCGCATGCGGTGGCGACGATGAACAAGGCCGTCGAGGTCGCCCGCAAGGCCGGCGTGCTGGGCGCCACCGTGCTCGGCTCGCCGAATGCCTTCGACATCGAGATCCGCGTGGGCGCCGGCGCCTATGTCTGCGGCGAGGAAACCTCGCTGCTGAACTCGCTGGAAGGCAAGCGCGGCGTGGTGCGCGCCAAGCCGCCGCTGCCGGCGATCCAGGGCCTGTTCGGCAAGCCGACGGTGATCAACAACGTGATCTCGCTCGCCTCCGTGCCGATCATCATGGACAAGGGTGCGGCCTTCTACAAGGACTTCGGCATGGGCCGCTCGCGCGGCACGATTCCGATCCAGATCGCCGGCAACGTCAAATATGGCGGCCTGTTCGAAACCGCCTTCGGCCTGACTTTGGGCGAGATCGTCGACGGGATCGGCGGCGGCACCCATTCGGGACGGCCGGTGAAGGCCGTGCAGGTGGGCGGACCGCTGGGCGCGTATTTCCCGCGCGAGCTGTTCGACACGCCGTTCGACTATGAGGAATTCGCCAAGCGCGACGGCCTGATCGGCCATGCCGGCATCACCGTCTTCGACGACACCGCCGACATGCTGAAACAGGCGCGTTTCGCCATGGAATTCTGCGCCATAGAAAGCTGCGGCAAGTGCACGCCCTGCCGCATCGGCTCGACGCGCGGCGTCGAGACCATCGACAGAATAGCGGCCGGTATCGAGCCAGAGAAGAACCTCGAGCTGGTCACCGACCTCTGCAACACGATGAAGTTCGGATCGCTGTGCGCGCTGGGCGGCTTCACGCCCTACCCGGTGATGAGCGCGATCAAGCATTTTGGTGAAGACTTCAAGCCGGCGCCCGTCGCCGAAGCTGCTGAATAG